DNA from Hypanus sabinus isolate sHypSab1 chromosome 16, sHypSab1.hap1, whole genome shotgun sequence:
aaaatgcaagaggaaaatcagaagggctaaaaaAAACCGAAGGCACGAGGACGCTCTTGCAGACGATGTGAAGGAGAAACCCAAGAGCGAAAGTATAACAAGAAACAAAATTGGTCCTCATGGTCATctgtgcatggagccaaaagagatggcagGGGATCTTAAATAGATTTTTCATCTGTACTTACTTGGGAGACGGGCACAGCAtctatagaactgaggcaaaacTGCAGAGAGGTCATAGACCATATCAAGTTTACAGAAGAGGAGCTTGCTGAGGAAAATTAAGTGCCCAGGGCGAGATAAGGTGTCACCTCTGACCTCGAGAGGCTAGTGGCCCTAGCAGAGGTATTCAGAATCCCCTCAAACAATGGTGAGGTGCCAGAGAGCAGCTAAagttgttctgttgttcaagatAGGCActaaaaataaaaccagaaaactaTAGGCCAATGAGTCTAACATCACTAGTGGGTAAACAATTTGAAGGTATTTTAAGGGACAGAATAGataagtatttggacagacatgccctgattaggggtagtcaacatggctttgcacATGGTAGATCGTGGTTAACCAATCTTAGTATACAAGTATAAAATTGTGAGGGGTTTAGGTAGGTtcaatgtaagcaggcttttccgGTGAAGTTGGGCGAGACTAACTagaggtgaagggtgaaaggtgaaatacttaaggggaacttcttttctcagggtggaacaagctgtcagtggaagtggtagatgcaagtTCAATTGTGatattcaagagaagtttgggcaAGTCCACCACTGTGAAGTATTTCCAAAGATTCCTGCCACGTGGACCAACTTTGATTTTGAGGCAACTTACATTAGTAATATTCCACCACCAACCAGTAAAATAAAATTTGAATGtaccacaaaacagaaaaaaactcaaAAGGAAACAGACATTTGGCCCACCCTTTCAGTGCCAGAGACTAAGCAATTGGTCTCACATATCATAGAACTGACCTGCCATCGTGCTGCGAGAGGTGCTCTGAGATGATTTGTAACTTGGTACTTGGGaattctttcctttcttttcttccgAGTTGATGGACTGGCTGGAAttaaccctggaaaccttccCCGACTGCTCAGTCTTGCCGGCCGTGGCCGATTTTTCCACCTCTTTGGATGTCGGCTGGGGACCTTTTGGTTTGGACAAAGTTGCCTGTTTAGCATTCTCAACTCTGCGACCCAGAGAGCCCACAGCCGGCTTGGACCCTGGCTTCCGCCCTTTTGACTTCTCGACCGCACCTTTGGCAGAGGTCTGCGTCAGGACCTCTGGGTCTACCATGCAGATGCCAGGCTGGGGCGGGGGCGGTTGGGGGTCCTTcattggggaggggggagggtcatGTGACCTGGAAGATAATGGGGGGCAAGCAGGGCCCAGAGCAGACCCgcccaccgacagacactcggaATCGTCCTCAGAGTCCATGCCACCATCTGCAGTGATTGACGGGCAGTCCTCGGTACCGGGAGGGACTGCCGAGCCCGAGTGGGACAGGAGGGACTCGCTGGCAGAGGTTGGGGTGGTTTGGTCCAGTGCCACCTTCCTGCCGGAGAGGGCCACACGGTCCCCACTCTGCCCTGTGGGCTTTGCGCATTCCTGGGAAAGGTCACTGTCATCTGACGTGTCCCTGGGGCTAGGGTTGACAAAAGACGGAGAGATCTCAGTCTTGGGGTGCTTGAATTCACAAGGCGACACAAGGCACAGGTCGACATCGTGAGGGGATTCGGAGGGGAGCCCAGCCACATGCGGCCCGGGACCGTCCACTCCGTTGTGAGGGGGTCTGCAGTCTCCTTGGCTGGAAAGCAGAGGCCGGAAGGCGTCCTGCAAAGACCTCAGGGGGAGGCTCATGCCTTGAGGGTCGCCCATCCCTGGGAGACCGTCATGTTCAGGAGAAGTGCTCGGTGCTTCGGTCAGGGGCGGCAGGACCTGCTCAAAGGAGACAGACAGGGACTCGTCAACTTCGGTGGAGTGAGGAGAGCCAACCTCGGCTGGCAGCGAGGGGGTCGTCAGAGTTGGCGAGACATCGGGGGCAACTTCTTTGAAGGGGCTCAAGCTCAGGGTGCCAGCGTGCCTGTCCAGTGGTGCACCGGCATTGTCAAATGGTGGCTGTGGGTGTGACTGAGGGGATCCATCTGCCGGTCTCTCGCAAGCATTGGCCAACTGGCTTTCCCCATGCAGGATGCCGGAAACGCTCTCAATTAAACTGTCTTCACTTCTGGGGAGGATGCCGTCAGTTGGCGACTGGTGGAAGGGGGTGTGGCCAGCGCTGGCGGGCCCGGATCCAGGAGGGGAGACCATTTCCAGGGTCTTCTCCTCAGAGCTGGTATACTGCTCCTCCGCATTGTCCTGATTGGTGGTGGATACCAGCCCTTTGACCTCACCTGCCAGCCCAAGCTCAGTTGGTGTTAGGTCAAAATTAACACTACGATCACTCCTGGGAGTCTTTGCAAGAGGGGACAGGGCAGCCATGTTCCTGCTGGGGCTCAAATTGTCATCAAAATACCTGAACTTATCAGGACTTTCCAGCTCAAAGTCATGGTCGTTGTCAGTACCACAGATCAGACCGTTAACAGGATGGATTGTAACCGTACCTTCATCACCCTGTGCTCTGGCACCAACCCCCGCAGCTTGCTCCGTGCCAGTCTCTTGCTCTCCCGCCGCCTTGCCGTTTTCAGCAGCGCCGTTGTTCCATAACCGAGTCCCGagctccctccccacctccacaGCAGTGAAACCCTCCTCAGACAGGGCATTCCCCAGCACCACTGCCCCCTGGGCCCCTGCCGAAGCAGCTTCCTCCTGGGGCAGTGAGCCTGGGCCCCCCTCCTGCTCCAGCTTCTTAAACTCCTCTGTCATGTCTTCAGGAGTGGACATCCCTGAGGAGGCCGCCTTGTCTCCCTTCCCCGCAGCTGCAGTTTGCTGAGGGGTGGGCTCCCGCTTTGGTCCCCCAGGCTTGGGTCTGACCAATTCCTTCCCAGGAGTCACATGATCCTTCTTGGGCTCCCTGGAGCTGGCCAGGGCATTGACTTTGGCCGAGCCCTTCCTACCTTCAGCAGCTGCCGGGAGTCTCTTGGTAGGGGGCTTGGCCACAACTTTGTCAATCTTTTTGGGCTCCTTTTTAACTTGCTTCAGCACGTCCTTCTTCAGCACTTTCTTGTCCTCAGCCTCTTTCCCATCTTCCCTTTTCACCATCTTCACCTCCTTATTCTCATCCACCTTCGTGGGCCTGGATTCCttcttctgaaccttctccatGGACGCTTTCAGCGAGGTCTCTGCTCTTGGTTTGTCGCCCGCCTCGGGCAAGGCCGATGCGTTCGGGGGACACTCTTTTGCTTTCTCGCCTGGCACCGCAGAGGCAGCTCTAGTTTTCCCGGCCTTGTCCTTCTTATCAAGCTTTACTGGCTTGTCCTTGGCAGAGGACGGCCTCCCCCCCATCAACCCGACCTCCGGCTCTCGCCCCGATTTCCCAGATGAGCCCCTAGTGAGGCTTTTCAGACTCTCACGGCTCTCCGTGCGTCTCGGTTTGCCACTTTTCTCCTTCTGCAGAGCCTCCAGCTCGCCTCGAGTAGCCACAGGCTGCTTCAGGAAGTCCAGGTGCTTCACCCTCTCAAGCCCCTCCAGGATTTTGCCTTGCGGAGCACAACCCGGGAAGAGCACGCGGATTATCTTCTCCACCTTGCTGGCTGGGTGCCAGGTGATGAGAGCGCAGACGGAGACCAAACACTGAATTGGGAGGTCCTTCCCTTTTGGCCAGCTGCTGCCTGTCCACTGACGCAACATGAAGTCCAAATCCTTGCTGTCTTTGCTTGGGTTAAGGACGTACATTTCCAGGCGGCCAACTCCCATTTTCTGAAAGAGTATTATCGGTTCGATGGAGTTGCCAACAGTCCTATACAAGGGGAGCGGGTTAATACCCAGAAGTTCCAGTCGTTGAAGCAATACACTGACCTCATCTACACCTCGTCTGACACTTTCCCTCTCAATGTGCTGGAGTCTATTTGATGCATTGAGGAACATGACACCAATCTCAGGAGAAATTAGGTTCTTTGTCCAGTCACCATTTAGTTCCGAGCCTTGTGATTGATCCTCGTCTAGTTCTGCCAACTTCCTCTGCAGCAGACTGTTGATCCCGGGCAGGTTGTCCGTCCCGATGTGAGTCAGCAGGACTGAGTCGATCCTGTCCAGGTGACGGACCAGCTTCCAGAACGAGGACTTCTGGTCTGAGCCTCCATCCACCAGGATGTTGAAGCCATTGACAGCAAAGAAAGCGGAGTCGCCCCGGCCGCCTGGGAAGATGTAGCAGCAAGGCCTGGAGAGCTTCAGGAAGCCCACAGTAGCTGGAGGCTCCAGCAGGTCAAAGGGAGACGACGCCTCCAAGGACTCGGTGAGGTACTCCAAGAACTCCTGCAGCCCTTCCATCTCCAACAGCGCGGCTGGAGGATTCACCTTGATCTCGATGAACTCCTGGAGGCTGTGCTGCTCCAGGCTCGACCGCTTCCACTCTCCCAGGTCAGGGCAGCAGAGACAAAGGCTGGCCTTGTCGGCAGGAGGCGTGAAGCTCAGCAGCTCTCCAATCTAACAGAAACACAAAGTCAACCCATTAATGCAGCACTTAGGTCATTCAAAGCCCCAAATTCATTCATCCAGCAGCCCTGTACTCTAACCCACCCTGGCTCCCAGTTTAGCAGTAAAGAAGTTAGTAAATTATCAAATACCTCCATGCTATCACCCCTCCCAGCTCTCTAGCCCAGTGTTCCTCTAGCTCCCACCCCAAGTTTCTGTTCCTGCCTCTATGAGAAACATGCACTTGCAGTGGAGAAGTTGCAAAGTTGATTTATGAGCTCCGCAATCCTAGTGCCAGGATTACAGCATTTTATCTATGAGGAATGACTGAACAAGACGAATGAATTTCCTTCAAACagtggaagctgaggggagacttgaCGAGGGGCTTCAGTGAAGTGTGAAAAACCAACTTCCCTGACTGGAGGGTCAAAAACAGGGTGCAGATTTAAAGTAACCAGTGGAAAATAAGGGTGAGATAAACTATCAGAAGGCTTGAGCCTTTAACCGAATTTAATTTAATCACTTCTAACCAAATTCAGATGAGCACATGAATTGCCTCAGAAGAAAAGGCTGAATGCTGGAAAATGGGATCAATACAGATGGGTGCCTGGTAGTCACCATGGACACGGGTCAAATTGGCCTGTTTCCCTGTCATATGATTCCATGTCTAACACTGAAAAGGTGGCAGGGCAGGAACCCTCCTTGGACTGCAAAACCCAATGCTGGAAAGTGGGATTAGATCAGCAAATTCTTCACTCAATCATCATAAGGATTACAGGCAGAGTAATCGCTATGTTGTTATGAAATTCTTTTCAAACTTCCATTGAATCTGGCTCCAGTATCCTTTCAGGAAGCACATCAGCTCTGTGTAAATATATCCAAGCGGCAGACTTTGAATAACCCTAATCCCTTGCAAATTTGTGCTTTTCTTCCAGGAAAGGAAGGCCAGCTTCTCTGAACAtctcatttccctctccccaTGTCCAGCACTCAGGACTGCTTGAGCCAAAAGCCTGAAACTCTTTCAAATATCTTTCCTTCATCTCTTGCTCCTTAAAGCCTACcttagcagtcaatgtttcaatcaCCTGTCCAATGTTTCTGTGAATTATTCAACACTTAATAGCTATACAACATTGAAATGCCTTGGATAATACAAT
Protein-coding regions in this window:
- the map1sa gene encoding microtubule-associated protein 1B isoform X3, giving the protein MASSQRGSGSAMEPARRKASALVVVGEAGRPELLRDVVAQIQRGILSWDIDAAAYCLDAQLKLFVSRHSATFSDEAKGQKILHHSDEVLEALVLINPTNEALCTEVRTLISAASRHKLLVLAGTCLEESGDLLLQKGSFTFHDFIQIFTDKEIGELLSFTPPADKASLCLCCPDLGEWKRSSLEQHSLQEFIEIKVNPPAALLEMEGLQEFLEYLTESLEASSPFDLLEPPATVGFLKLSRPCCYIFPGGRGDSAFFAVNGFNILVDGGSDQKSSFWKLVRHLDRIDSVLLTHIGTDNLPGINSLLQRKLAELDEDQSQGSELNGDWTKNLISPEIGVMFLNASNRLQHIERESVRRGVDEVSVLLQRLELLGINPLPLYRTVGNSIEPIILFQKMGVGRLEMYVLNPSKDSKDLDFMLRQWTGSSWPKGKDLPIQCLVSVCALITWHPASKVEKIIRVLFPGCAPQGKILEGLERVKHLDFLKQPVATRGELEALQKEKSGKPRRTESRESLKSLTRGSSGKSGREPEVGLMGGRPSSAKDKPVKLDKKDKAGKTRAASAVPGEKAKECPPNASALPEAGDKPRAETSLKASMEKVQKKESRPTKVDENKEVKMVKREDGKEAEDKKVLKKDVLKQVKKEPKKIDKVVAKPPTKRLPAAAEGRKGSAKVNALASSREPKKDHVTPGKELVRPKPGGPKREPTPQQTAAAGKGDKAASSGMSTPEDMTEEFKKLEQEGGPGSLPQEEAASAGAQGAVVLGNALSEEGFTAVEVGRELGTRLWNNGAAENGKAAGEQETGTEQAAGVGARAQGDEGPQPTSKEVEKSATAGKTEQSGKVSRVNSSQSINSEEKKGKNSQVPSYKSSQSTSRSTMAGAVSKCPPVYVDLAYIPNSYAARTINTDFFKRLRSSVYVISGDDPQKEGAMRNILDSLLEGKAVWGNNVQVTIIPTFDSPIMHEWYQETHERQQSLNITVLGSNSTVVMQEETFPACKVEF
- the map1sa gene encoding microtubule-associated protein 1B isoform X1, with translation MASSQRGSGSAMEPARRKASALVVVGEAGRPELLRDVVAQIQRGILSWDIDAAAYCLDAQLKLFVSRHSATFSDEAKGQKILHHSDEVLEALVLINPTNEALCTEVRTLISAASRHKLLVLAGTCLEESGDLLLQKGSFTFHDFIQIFTDKEIGELLSFTPPADKASLCLCCPDLGEWKRSSLEQHSLQEFIEIKVNPPAALLEMEGLQEFLEYLTESLEASSPFDLLEPPATVGFLKLSRPCCYIFPGGRGDSAFFAVNGFNILVDGGSDQKSSFWKLVRHLDRIDSVLLTHIGTDNLPGINSLLQRKLAELDEDQSQGSELNGDWTKNLISPEIGVMFLNASNRLQHIERESVRRGVDEVSVLLQRLELLGINPLPLYRTVGNSIEPIILFQKMGVGRLEMYVLNPSKDSKDLDFMLRQWTGSSWPKGKDLPIQCLVSVCALITWHPASKVEKIIRVLFPGCAPQGKILEGLERVKHLDFLKQPVATRGELEALQKEKSGKPRRTESRESLKSLTRGSSGKSGREPEVGLMGGRPSSAKDKPVKLDKKDKAGKTRAASAVPGEKAKECPPNASALPEAGDKPRAETSLKASMEKVQKKESRPTKVDENKEVKMVKREDGKEAEDKKVLKKDVLKQVKKEPKKIDKVVAKPPTKRLPAAAEGRKGSAKVNALASSREPKKDHVTPGKELVRPKPGGPKREPTPQQTAAAGKGDKAASSGMSTPEDMTEEFKKLEQEGGPGSLPQEEAASAGAQGAVVLGNALSEEGFTAVEVGRELGTRLWNNGAAENGKAAGEQETGTEQAAGVGARAQGDEGTVTIHPVNGLICGTDNDHDFELESPDKFRYFDDNLSPSRNMAALSPLAKTPRSDRSVNFDLTPTELGLAGEVKGLVSTTNQDNAEEQYTSSEEKTLEMVSPPGSGPASAGHTPFHQSPTDGILPRSEDSLIESVSGILHGESQLANACERPADGSPQSHPQPPFDNAGAPLDRHAGTLSLSPFKEVAPDVSPTLTTPSLPAEVGSPHSTEVDESLSVSFEQVLPPLTEAPSTSPEHDGLPGMGDPQGMSLPLRSLQDAFRPLLSSQGDCRPPHNGVDGPGPHVAGLPSESPHDVDLCLVSPCEFKHPKTEISPSFVNPSPRDTSDDSDLSQECAKPTGQSGDRVALSGRKVALDQTTPTSASESLLSHSGSAVPPGTEDCPSITADGGMDSEDDSECLSVGGSALGPACPPLSSRSHDPPPSPMKDPQPPPPQPGICMVDPEVLTQTSAKGAVEKSKGRKPGSKPAVGSLGRRVENAKQATLSKPKGPQPTSKEVEKSATAGKTEQSGKVSRVNSSQSINSEEKKGKNSQVPSYKSSQSTSRSTMAGAVSKCPPVYVDLAYIPNSYAARTINTDFFKRLRSSVYVISGDDPQKEGAMRNILDSLLEGKAVWGNNVQVTIIPTFDSPIMHEWYQETHERQQSLNITVLGSNSTVVMQEETFPACKVEF
- the map1sa gene encoding microtubule-associated protein 1B isoform X2 yields the protein MPCSLFTLGFLAMMSYINLASLHYARCKLICSLIEKPMHCFVPNKVRTLISAASRHKLLVLAGTCLEESGDLLLQKGSFTFHDFIQIFTDKEIGELLSFTPPADKASLCLCCPDLGEWKRSSLEQHSLQEFIEIKVNPPAALLEMEGLQEFLEYLTESLEASSPFDLLEPPATVGFLKLSRPCCYIFPGGRGDSAFFAVNGFNILVDGGSDQKSSFWKLVRHLDRIDSVLLTHIGTDNLPGINSLLQRKLAELDEDQSQGSELNGDWTKNLISPEIGVMFLNASNRLQHIERESVRRGVDEVSVLLQRLELLGINPLPLYRTVGNSIEPIILFQKMGVGRLEMYVLNPSKDSKDLDFMLRQWTGSSWPKGKDLPIQCLVSVCALITWHPASKVEKIIRVLFPGCAPQGKILEGLERVKHLDFLKQPVATRGELEALQKEKSGKPRRTESRESLKSLTRGSSGKSGREPEVGLMGGRPSSAKDKPVKLDKKDKAGKTRAASAVPGEKAKECPPNASALPEAGDKPRAETSLKASMEKVQKKESRPTKVDENKEVKMVKREDGKEAEDKKVLKKDVLKQVKKEPKKIDKVVAKPPTKRLPAAAEGRKGSAKVNALASSREPKKDHVTPGKELVRPKPGGPKREPTPQQTAAAGKGDKAASSGMSTPEDMTEEFKKLEQEGGPGSLPQEEAASAGAQGAVVLGNALSEEGFTAVEVGRELGTRLWNNGAAENGKAAGEQETGTEQAAGVGARAQGDEGTVTIHPVNGLICGTDNDHDFELESPDKFRYFDDNLSPSRNMAALSPLAKTPRSDRSVNFDLTPTELGLAGEVKGLVSTTNQDNAEEQYTSSEEKTLEMVSPPGSGPASAGHTPFHQSPTDGILPRSEDSLIESVSGILHGESQLANACERPADGSPQSHPQPPFDNAGAPLDRHAGTLSLSPFKEVAPDVSPTLTTPSLPAEVGSPHSTEVDESLSVSFEQVLPPLTEAPSTSPEHDGLPGMGDPQGMSLPLRSLQDAFRPLLSSQGDCRPPHNGVDGPGPHVAGLPSESPHDVDLCLVSPCEFKHPKTEISPSFVNPSPRDTSDDSDLSQECAKPTGQSGDRVALSGRKVALDQTTPTSASESLLSHSGSAVPPGTEDCPSITADGGMDSEDDSECLSVGGSALGPACPPLSSRSHDPPPSPMKDPQPPPPQPGICMVDPEVLTQTSAKGAVEKSKGRKPGSKPAVGSLGRRVENAKQATLSKPKGPQPTSKEVEKSATAGKTEQSGKVSRVNSSQSINSEEKKGKNSQVPSYKSSQSTSRSTMAGAVSKCPPVYVDLAYIPNSYAARTINTDFFKRLRSSVYVISGDDPQKEGAMRNILDSLLEGKAVWGNNVQVTIIPTFDSPIMHEWYQETHERQQSLNITVLGSNSTVVMQEETFPACKVEF